The Catellatospora citrea DNA segment GTGCCGGTGTGTTCCACCACGTCCCGAACCGGGTGCGGGCCCGGACCGGGCGATCGCCGGCTCCGCGTGCTCATCACTGCGATGACGGAGGCGGAACATGTCAGACAGTCCAGGCGCGACCACCACGGTCGCCAGCGCGTACGACCTCATCGGCGGCGCGCCGTCGGTGCGCGAGGCGGTGGACCGGCTCTACACCTACCTGCTCGCCGACGAGCAGCTCGCCGGCTACTTCGACGGGATCGACCTGCCCAGGCTCAAGAGCCACATGGTCGCGCTGCTCAGCCACGTGCTCGGCGGCCCCGCCGGATACCCGGTGGAGAACCTCGGCCCCGCGCACGCCCGGTTGAACATCAGCACGGCGCACTACCAGCGGGTCGCGCAGTATGCCGCCGGAGTGCTGTTCGAACTGCACGTCCCGATGGACGTCATCCTCCAGGTGGGACAGGTGCTGGCCAGCGTGCAGCCCCTGATCGTGGCCGAGCCGGCGGCGGCCTGAGGATGGACGCCGCGCGCCTGCAGAGCAGCTTCGCCGTCGTGTCCGCACACGGCGACCGAGCCGCCCAGCACTTCTACGCCTTCCTCTTCGTGGCGTATCCGGAGCTGCGCGACCTGTTCCCGGTGTCCATGGCCGGCCAGCGGGACAAGCTGCTGCAGGCGTTGGGGCACGTCGTGTCGCACGTCGACCGGCTCGACCAGGCCGTGCCGTACCTGGAGGGCCTGGGCCGCGACCACCGCAAGTTCTCGGTGGTCGGGGCGCACTACGCACAGGTCGGGCAGGCGCTGCTGGCCACCCTGGAGCACTTCCTGGGCGACCAGTGGACCGACGACCTGGCCGCACAGTGGTCGGCGGCGTACGACCTGGTGTCGGGCACCATGCTGCGGGCGGCCGAGCACGCCGCCCGCAGCCAGCCCGCCTGGTGGACCGCCGACGTGCTCGAACACGAACGCCGCGGCCCCGACCTGGCCGTG contains these protein-coding regions:
- a CDS encoding group I truncated hemoglobin, translated to MSDSPGATTTVASAYDLIGGAPSVREAVDRLYTYLLADEQLAGYFDGIDLPRLKSHMVALLSHVLGGPAGYPVENLGPAHARLNISTAHYQRVAQYAAGVLFELHVPMDVILQVGQVLASVQPLIVAEPAAA